A stretch of Hirundo rustica isolate bHirRus1 chromosome 22, bHirRus1.pri.v3, whole genome shotgun sequence DNA encodes these proteins:
- the RERE gene encoding arginine-glutamic acid dipeptide repeats protein isoform X4 — protein sequence MWEVALITPCFVQSFNMKASLDLSSASEDDFDSEDSEQELKGYACRHCFTTTSKDWHHGGRENILLCTDCRIHFKKYGELPPIEKPVDPPPFMFKPVKEEDDGLSGKHSMRTRRSRGSMSTLRSGRKKQAASPDGRASPIAEDVRSSGRNSPSAASTSSNDSKAESVKKSTKKIKEEVSSPLKNSKRQREKAASDTEEPDRSNAKKSKTQEISRPNSPSEGEGEGESSDSRSVNDEGSSDPKDIDQDNRSTSPSIPSPQDNESDSDSSAQQQVLQAQPQAPQAPSSAQAAAAAPPVPAPTPALPPASGAAPAPAQASPPASQPSGQPQPPGPHSHIQQAPALHPQRLPSPHPPLQPLSAAQPQPAPAQPHAQPPPHGQAQPAAHGLPAQPLLPHAGPAQPFSLPAPSAQSQVPLQTQAPSHSHSGLQVTQPALPGAASLQQAQPPREQPLPPAPMAMPHIKPPPTTPIPQLPAAPAHKHPPHLSGPSPFSMNSNLPPPPALKPLSSLSTHHPPSAHPPPLQLMPQSQPLQSSQAQPPVLTQSQSLPPPASHPPSGLHQVSSQPPFSQHPFVPGGPPSITPPSCPSTSTPPAVPGIPLQTPISTSAASSGTVPVVTACTLPPIQIKEEVPDEAEEPESPPPPPRSPSPEPTVVDIPSHASQSARFYKHLDRGYNSCSRADLYFMPLAGSKLAKKREEAIEKAKREAEQKAREEREREKEKEKEREREREREREAERAAKVSSSSHEGRLGESQLSGPAHMRPSFEPPPTTIAAVPPYIGPDTPALRTLSEYARPHVMSPTNRNHPFFVPLNPTDPLLAYHMPGLYNVDPTIRERELREREIREREIRERELRERMKPGFEVKPPELDALHPATNPMEHFARHGALTIPPAAGPHPFASFHPGLNPLERERLALAGPQLRPEMSYPDRLAAERIHAERMASLTNDPLARLQMFNVTPHHHQHSHIHSHLHLHQQDPLHQGSAGPVHPLVDPLAAGPHLARFPYPPGTIPNPLLGQPPHEHEMLRHPVFGTPYPRDLPGAIPPPMSAAHQLQAMHAQSAELQRLAMEQQWLHGHPHMHGGHLPSQEDYYSRLKKEGDKQL from the exons ATGTGGGAGGTGGCTTTGATCACCCCGTGCTTTGTGCAGTCCTTCAACATGAAAGCATCCT TGGACCTGAGCTCGGCCAGTGAAGATGACTTTGACAGCGAGGACAGCGAGCAGGAGCTGAAGGGCTACGCCTGCCGCCACTGCTTCACCACCA CCTCCAAGGACTGGCACCACGGCGGCCGAGAGAACATTCTGCTGTGCACGGACTGTCGCATTCACTTCAAGAAGTACGGGGAGCTGCCGCCCATCGAGAAGCCCGTGGACCCCCCACCCTTTATGTTCAAGCCTGTGAAAGAGGAGGATGATGGCCTCAGTGGGAAGCATAGCATGAGGACACGGCGGAGTCGAGGCTCG ATGTCGACCCTACGCAGTGGCAGGAAGAAGCAGGCAGCCAGCCCCGATGGCCGCGCCTCGCCCATCGCCGAGGACGTGCGCTCCAGCGGCCGCAACTCGCCCAGCGCCGCCAGCACCTCCAGCAACGACAGCAAGGCTGAGTCTGTGAAGAAATCCACCAAG AAGATAAAAGAAGAGGTGTCTTCTCCTCTCAAGAACTCCAAGAGGCAGCGGGAGAAGGCAGCGTCGGACACGGAAGAACCTGACAGGTCCAAtgccaaaaaatccaaaactcAA GAGATCAGCAGGCCCAACTCCCCCTCGGAGGGAGAGGGCGAAGGCGAGAGCTCCGACAGCCGCAGCGTCAACGACGAGGGCAGCAGCGACCCCAAGGACATCGACCAGGACAACCGCAGCACGTCccccagcatccccagccccCAGGACAACGAGAGCGACTCGGAttcctctgctcagcagcaaGTGCTGCAGGCGCAGCCGCAGGCGCCGCAGGCCCCGAGCTCAGCGCAGGCCGCAGCTGCCGCCCCGCCGGTGCCGGCCCCGACGCCCGCGCTGCCGCCCGCGtccggcgcggccccggcccccgcgcAGGCGTCGCCGCCGGCGTCCCAGCCCTcgggccagccccagccccccgGCCCTCACTCGCACATCCAGCAGGCCCCCGCGCTGCACCCGCAGCGGCTCCCGTCCCCGCaccctcccctgcagcccctgagcGCGGCGCAGCCCCAGCCGGCGCCGGCGCAGCCCCACGCGCAGCCCCCGCCGCACGGCCAGGCGCAGCCGGCCGCTCACGGCCTGCCGGCGCAGCCGCTGCTGCCCCACGccggccctgcccagcccttctCCCTGCCCGCTCCGTCGGCTCAGTCTCAGGTGCCCCTCCAGACGCAAGCCCCGTCCCACTCGCACTCGGGCCTGCAGGTGACGCAGCCCGCGCTGCCCGGCGCCGCCTCGCTGCAGCAGGCGCAGCCTCCGCGGGAGCAGCCGCTGCCGCCCGCCCCCATGGCCATGCCTCACATCAAACCTCCCCCCACCACGCCCATCCCGCAGCTCCCCGCTGCTCCGGCCCACAAGCACCCTCCCCATCTGTCCGGGCCGTCTCCGTTCTCCATGAACTCCAACTTGCCTCCGCCGCCCGCTCTGAAGCCTCTGAGCTCGCTCTCCACTCACCACCCTCCGTCCGCGCAccctcctcccctgcagctGATGCCTCAGAGCCAACCGCTGCAGTCCTCGCAAGCCCAGCCTCCTGTTCTGACCCAGAGCCAGAGCCTTCCCCCTCCTGCCAGCCACCCCCCCTCCGGACTCCATCAGGTTTCCTCGCAGCCCCCCTTCTCTCAGCACCCCTTTGTGCCCGGGGGCCCCCCTTCCATCACGCCTCCTTCGTGCCCCTCCACCTCCACGCCGCCCGCCGTGCCCGGCATCCCTCTCCAGACCCCCATCTCCACGTCAGCAGCTTCCAGCGGGACGGTGCCCGTGGTGACAGCCTGCACGCTGCCACCCATCCAGATCaaggaggaggtgccagacgAGGCTGAGGAGCCGGAGAGCCCTCCGCCTCCGCCCCGCAGTCCATCCCCAGAGCCCACCGTGGTGGATATCCCGAGTCACGCCAGCCAGTCAGCCAG GTTCTATAAGCACCTGGACCGTGGCTACAATTCATGCTCCAGGGCAGACCTGTACTTCATGCCTCTGGCAGGATCCAAACTGGccaagaagagagaagaggcCATTGAAAAGGCCAAAAGGGAAGCGGAGCAGAAAGccagggaagagagggaaagagaaaaagaaaaagagaaggaaagagagagggagcgTGAGCGTGAGAGAGAAGCGGAAAGAGCTGCG AAGGTGTCCAGCTCCTCCCACGAGGGCCGTCTGGGCGAGTCCCAGCTCAGCGGGCCAGCCCATATGAGGCCTTCCTTCGAGCCCCCCCCGACCACCATCGCGGCCGTGCCCCCCTACATCGGGCCGGACACGCCGGCGCTACGGACGCTGAGCGAGTACGCGCGGCCCCACGTCATGTCCCCGACCAACCGCAACCACCCCTTCTTCGTGCCCCTCAACCCCACGGACCCGCTGCTGGCCTACCACATGCCCGGCCTCTACAACGTGGACCCCACCATCCGGGAGCGGGAGCTGCGCGAGCGCGAGATCCGCGAGCGCGAGATCCGCGAGCGCGAGCTGCGCGAGAGGATGAAGCCCGGCTTCGAGGTGAAGCCCCCGGAGCTGGACGCGCTGCACCCCGCCACCAACCCCATGGAGCATTTCGCCAGGCACGGGGCACTGACTATCCCACCCGCGGCGGGGCCTCACCCCTTCGCCTCCTTCCACCCGGGGCTGAACCccctggagagggagagacTGGCGCTGGCGGGGCCGCAGCTGCGGCCGGAGATGAGCTACCCGGACAGGCTGGCGGCCGAGCGCATCCACGCCGAGCGCATGGCCTCGCTCACCAACGACCCCCTGGCGCGGCTGCAGATGTTCAACGTcaccccccaccaccaccaacacTCACACATACACTCGCATCTACACTTACACCAGCAGGACCCCCTACACCAAG gCTCAGCAGGACCTGTTCATCCACTGGTGGATCctttagcagctggaccccacCTGGCACGTTTTCCCTACCCACCTGGGACCATCCCCAACCCATTGCTAGGGCAGCCACCTCACGAGCATGAAATGCTCCGACATCCGGTCTTTG GTACTCCCTACCCTCGGGATCTGCCTGGTGCCATTCCACCCCCCATGTCAGCAGCCCACCAGCTGCAGGCCATGCACGCCCAGTCCGCAGAGCTGCAGAGACTGGCAATGGAGCAGCAGTGGTTGCACGGGCACCCTCACATGCACGGTGGGCACCTACCCAGTCAGGAAGATTATTACAG TCGACTGAAAAAAGAAGGCGACAAACAGttgtaa